The Mastacembelus armatus chromosome 9, fMasArm1.2, whole genome shotgun sequence genome contains a region encoding:
- the npffr2a gene encoding neuropeptide FF receptor 2a produces MNEGPEDNLTQLYDNWIFYNSSRHSVIRRNNITYVGFYLHQPSTAAIFIVSYLLIFLVCMVGNGVVCFIVLRSRNMRTVTNLFILNLAVSDLLVGIFCMPTTLLDNIITGWPFGSLVCKMSGMVQGISVSASVFTLVAIAVDRFRCIVYPFKQKLTISTATLIILIIWVLAISIMCPSGVMLQVTKEQSIQVLLGYDNKTSPFYWCRENWPNHEMRKIYTTVLFANIYLAPLSLIVIMYARIGITLFKTTVPTGGKPGHDNRHTVSKKKQRVIKMLLVVALLFILSWLPLWTLMMLSDYASLTEQQYRIINIYIYPFAHWLAFFNSSVNPIIYGFFNENFRRGFQAVFKFGLCTADGQQRKTYSHRLQGNSVLPANNAQTLLEPISLNSLGKTTSRRLNHVTEQHLVMEDLEKASCSSGGVTAVSI; encoded by the exons ATGAATGAAGGACCTGAGGACAACCTGACTCAACTCTACGACAATTGGATATTTTACAATTCCTCCAGGCATTCCGTCATTCGCAGGAACAACATCACCTATGTTGGATTTTACCTGCATCAGCCATCCACAGCTGCCATTTTCATTGTGTCCTACCTGCTAATTTTCCTTGTCTGCATGGTGGGGAATGGAGTGGTGTGCTTTATAGTCCTGAGAAGCAGAAACATGCGGACTGTTACCAACTTATTCATTCTAAATCTTGCTGTGAGCGACCTCCTGGTTGGGATTTTCTGTATGCCCACAACACTTCTTGACAACATAATAACAG GTTGGCCTTTTGGAAGCCTGGTCTGCAAAATGAGCGGCATGGTTCAGGGGATCTCTGTGTCAGCATCCGTATTCACTCTGGTTGCTATTGCTGTTGACAG ATTCAGATGCATTGTCTATCCATTCAAGCAAAAGCTGACCATATCCACAGCTACCTTGATCATTTTGATTATTTGGGTTCTGGCCATATCCATCATGTGTCCCTCTGGAGTGATGCTACAAGTGACCAAGGAGCAAAGTATTCAGGTGTTACTGGGCTATGACAACAAAACAAGCCCATTTTACTGGTGCAGAGAGAACTGGCCAAACCACGAGATGAGGAAGATTTACACCACTGTCCTGTTTGCAAATATCTACCTTGCACCTCTTTCACTCATCGTGATCATGTATGCCCGGATTGGCATCACTCTTTTCAAAACAACAGTTCCAACAGGTGGAAAGCCAGGCCATGACAACCGCCATACTGTGtcaaagaaaaagcaaagggTGATTAAAATGCTTCTAGTAGTTGCTTTGCTTTTCATCCTTTCCTGGTTGCCTCTATGGACTCTCATGATGTTAAGTGACTATGCCAGCCTAACTGAGCAGCAGTACAGAATCatcaacatttacatttatcctTTTGCCCACTGGCTAGCCTTCTTCAACAGCAGCGTCAACCCCATCATCTATGGTTTCTTCAATGAGAATTTCCGCAGAGGATTTCAGGCTGTGTTTAAGTTTGGCCTGTGCACGGCAGATGGACAGCAGAGGAAAACCTACTCACACAGGCTGCAGGGAAACTCTGTGCTCCCAGCCAATAATGCACAAACATTGCTGGAGCCTATTTCCCTCAACAGCCTGGGTAAGACCACATCTCGGCGACTCAATCATGTTACCGAACAGCATTTGGTCATGGAGGACCTGGAAAAGGCATCTTGCAGTAGTGGGGGTGTTACTGCAGTGTCTATCTAA